AAAAACTATTTAAAAGTTAATAAAAAAATAGAATACCCAACTTACAATTCATCCACAACTTACAGAAGTTGTGGTATTCTTGCATTATTAAGATAAAAACTACCATTTTCAAAAGTAATATTTATTTTAATAGCCCATAAAAAGTTTAATAAAAATATAAAAAATATTTTATTTTTAATCAAATATTCAAAAAAAAACTTAAAATAGCTTTAAATTTGAAACTTTTTTAATAAGTTATATATACAGTTAAAAATCAATAGAAATATAGGAGGTAAAAAATATAGACAAAAAGACAATTGCAGTTATCGCAGTAATCGTAATCTTAGTTGCAGCAATAGGCGTAGGATTATTCCTAACACAGGGAAAAAATACAAAACCTGCAGACACTAAAATTATAAAAAACACATCAAATACTTCTGTTACAAACACAACAAGCCAGAATGTAGCATCAAATTCAACTCCTTCTAATGCATATTACATTGATGAAGATGGTGAAAGAGAGTATTATTATGATGATTACTATGATAATGACGGACCATATGATTAGTGAAACAGGAGATTTATCTCCATTCACTCTTTTTTTAATTTAACAACCATCTACAGGCAATTTTAACCATTCACTCTACAATCTCTTCAATAATATTCATTTTATCGCACTTTAACATAACAATCCTGCCCTCTTTCATATAGGAAAAACAGTATCTATCAAATGTCTTGTTCCATGTGCCGTAGTTTACAGGTTCTGTTTTAAACAGTCCATCGACACCGTTTATGGATTTCTGCTGCCAGCTTCCGTCATTAATATCATCCAAATCAATACAATCATCAGATTCCAAAACGCTTATCGACAAAAGCAGCAGATTATTTTGATGGAATGTCTTTTCATATTTTATGACTTTGTGATTTGAAATTTCACTCTGGCTGATTTCGGTTTCATTGTCATCTTCAAGAAATCCCCAGGATACTGTGAAATTCAATCCTCCTACATCAACATCCCTTGGTTGCGCAAGATGATATTTTGAACCGTATGGAACAGGAGAGTTGTGAACAATTGCAAAGGCAATTATCAACATCACTATGAAAAATACAACTGAAAATACTGTCCTTTTGTCCATTCAAATCACTTAAAAAAAAATGTAATATAATTATACTTGGCAAAAAGACTATTTAAATTTAATGGTGCGATTTAAATTAAAAAAATAAAAAAGAAAAAGTATGAGCTTATTTAGCTACTACTTGTTCTAATAATTCTACACTTGGTGCATCAACTTGTACAAACTGATTATCAGATGAGTAAACGAAAATGAAACGTCCGTCTTTTTCAGTATAAAGACCTTCAACGCCACTGACATTTTTCATTACTGTATTTCCAGATGGAGATAAGTCAACACCTTTTTCTGGAAGGAATGTGTCAACAGTAATGTTTTTATCACCGTTTACTAAAACTGTTCTGTTCATTTGAGCGCTGACTCCTGAAAAGTCAGATGCTTTATTTACCACTTTTTGTGAATCATCTGCTGTAAAACCGTTTGGTGTATTGAATTTAGGTTCAGCTGATACAAAGCTTAATGTAGCTACAACAGCGATTAAAATAAAAAGCAAACTAATATTTTTTTTGCATTCATTTTTTCACCTTTATTGAACAATAATTAAAATTATTGTTAATGTTTATTTTAACTATAAACATATAAATATGTTTTGTAAAATAAGTTGAATAATCTATTAAACTGTTAAAAATTATTTTTAAAAATGTGAAAAACAACCCTGAATCAGGGTCGTTAATCACATTGGAATTTTGTCATACGGTTTGTTTTTATTTGAAAAATCTTTTTTTTTAAAAAAATTATTGCAAATAAAAAGGCATATGTCCCACCCGCCTGCCCTAAATATAATGAATTTAATTCATTATAATCATTTGAAGATGCACATTGTTTCATCCCTGTTCATATCATGATAGAACTCTGCTGCATCTCCTTCAAATTCTATTACCTGCACCATCTCATATATCTCATCACTCAGATTCGGATTGATATCCTTTAGGATGTTATCATGTTCATAGAGCATGTCCCTGTTGAATTCAATTTTCTTCTCATTTTCAAACAGAGCCCCATAGTATATTTCAGCTTCCACAAGATCCTGGAACATATGGCTTCCAAAGGAAAGCTCAGGCATGTATCCAACTTCACTGTAGGCCTCTTCAAGAATTGCCGTAAAGTGGCTGATATCTGCAAACACCACAGGAATTCCAAGCTCCGGTGAAGATGTGCCTATTCTTCCGGGAACTATGAGAATTGCAGTTTTTCTCTTATCCCTGCAGTATGCGTTAACGTCACTGATTACCCGTGAGAGTGAACTTTTCTGTGCATATGGATATTCATAATACCTGTGGGGATCAACATAACATATTGCATCTACCTTATTTTTTCGTGACATTCCCATTGAGGATTCCCTGATATGGAAGAATACGTTTTTATCTTCAGGCATTTCAATGGCTTCATTGTTTGTTGAAACCTGCAGAGGTCTGCACTGTAAAAGATTAATGTTGAAAGAGTTGTCCTCACCTACATTTACAGTGTATTCTATATCGACCGGATAGTCATATGCAGTCTCCAAAGTATTGAGAATTTCCTTCATCACATCAATGAATTTAGTGTTTTTGACAATTCCTTCACAGTTGACAAATACTATTTCACGACGCTGCCCACGGTCACGAAACATCCTTTCGGCTTCCTTGTCATGTTCTACAAGAACTTTTTTTGCATATCTTGGAATAACGTCAAGCCCTTCATCTACAGCAACGTCATGAAGAGATATATTTTTCAAATCAATCACGTCAAGATAGTGCTGTGAGTATCTGTGCTTTTCCTTGATGTCCTTTGCCATTGTAACTTCAGGCCTGTCCAGATTTATGATTCTCGGATAGTCCTTTTTGGTCCTGTCAACAGCTTTTGTTCCAAGACCCATTACAAGTCTGAGCATTCCTTTGCTGTTGTCCATATCGGGAAGTGGAGAATATGGACTGTATGAAAATCCCACGCCTGCTGCAGTCGGGAAGAGATAGTCTCCGTAATAGGAACCTGAAACCCTTTGTACAAGAAGTGCCATCTGCTCATCGGTATCATCAAGGCCGTTGAGTTTCCTATACTCGAGAGCGGAAATGTTCATGGTACTTGAATATACTATTTTAACTGCCTCTTCAAATGCTTCAAGACGCTCTTCAAGAGATCCCCTGTTGACACAGAATACTGATTCGTATTTTCCTGCAAATGCGTTTCCGTATCCGTCTTCAAGAAAACTGCTTGAGCGTACAATAATAGGATTCTGTCCGAAATAGTCCAAGATATGTATGAATTCCTTTTTTATTTCATCGGAAAATGTTCCGTTTTTAAGTGCTTCTTCCAGTTCTTTTCCGTATTTGTAATATCCGTCCTTTGTTCTCTGCTTTACCCTTAAATCCCAAAGGTCATTGGAGACTATATATGTGTAGAACAAATCGGAACCAATATAGAATGAATCGTCAGGCTCGAATATATTGCTGTAAATTTCAGGGCAATTCTTTTCGATGATTTTTCTTGCAAGAAGCATACCACAGGATTTACCTCCTACAAGTCCGCTTCCCACCCGTCGGTCGTATATGGTAGTGTAATCCTCGAATGTGAAATATTCCTTGATTTTAGAAAGCATCTTTTCATCTTTGGTCATCATGAGCTCACAAATCTTATCGCACTCATCATCGATATTTTCGCCTTCACTATACTTCATTCTCACCTGAAGCATGTACCTCTCCCAGCTGTCCAGTATCTGACCGTTCTGATACTTATCTGAGTCATTGATTGTCTTGTAGTATCTGCTTACTTCCTGACCGTCCTGAAGAGCCTTTACAAGACCGGTTACAGGATTGAACTTATGGCCTAAAAACATTGTCTGGGAGTATCTGTTCCATACCTTCAATGGTGAAACGTAGACCTCTTCCGGAGAACTGGAGTAAACGTTAAGGAAAAGCTGTGTTGTTTCACGGATTTTGGCTATTGCATCATAGGAATGTCTTCCACGTATAATCGGGAAGTATGCCACAGTATCAAGTGAAAACAGAAATGGACATGTTACCTTAAAGAAGTTTCCCATCATCAAATCTGTTGACCAGACAGCCTGAAGGTCACTTAGACAGTCAAAGACATAGAATGCATCGTATCCTTCCTTTTCTATGATTCTGTGGACTTCAAGGGTAAATGTCTCAAACTGATTATATGGATTTACCATATATATCCTGATGCCGTCACGTTCAATCATTGCAAATTCTGTGTCGGGATTGTCCTGTTCGGCTTCAAGAAGCCTGAAATCATCATCGCTCATCTCTATCAGTGGAGGGTGATTTGCAAAGCGGATGTATATCAAGTTTCTTTTATCTTCTTTTGCCTGTCTGATATATGGGTTTACAAAGTATGAAAACTCGTTGAGGTTTGTAACGTTCCATACAACATTATCCCCCAGACGGATATTGTCTAGAGCACTGTCAAGTCCCGGAATTCCTGATTTGATTCTGTCAAACGCAGCCATAATAACATCTCCTTAATTTTAATGCTGTTTGCTTACCATCGGTACTCCTGTCAGCTCGCAGGCTTCCATGGTCAGTGAGACCAGATCTTCCCGTTCAAGATTTTCTATATCAGTATTACCTGCCTGCTGAGTCAGTGAGGATACCTCCTGTGTCATTGCTTCAATATAGTTTGCAACCTGCTGGCCTTTTCTTATAGGATCAAGTCTTCTTCTAAGCACCCTGTCCTGTGTTGCAATTCCTTTCGGACATATTCCTTCAGAACATGACTGGCATACTTTACATCCTATGGATATCAGTGCGGATGTAGCTACATATACTGCATCAGCACCTAGAGCTATTGCTTTTGCAACATCGGCACCTGACCGGATTCCTCCTGCAGCAACAAGGCTCACTTCACTTCTTAAATTGATTTCCTTTAAAGCGTCATCTGCCTTGACGATTGCTTCTATTGTTGGAATACCCGCATGTTCTGTAACCACTTCAGGACTTGCACCGGTTCCTCCCTGCATACCATCAACAACAATCATATCCGCACCTGCCTTTGCAGCGATTTTAACGTCCTGTTCAACTCTTCCTGATGCAAATTTGACAATGATAGGTATTTTCCAGTCTGTAATTTCCCTTAGCTGGTCGATTTTCATTCCCAAATCTTCAGGACCTACTATGTCCATGTGTCTTGCAGGACTTAATGCTGATGTCCCTTCCGGAATATTACGAACTCTTGCAACTTCTGCTGTTACCTTATGGGCCAGAAGGTGTCCTCCCATACCTGATTTTGCACCCTGACCTATTTTTATCTCAACTGCTTCCGCATTATTTAAATATTCTGCTGAAACACCGAAACGACCTGATGCATACTGTGCGATGAGCTTGTCGGCGTAATGCCTTTCTTCGGGAAGCATTCCTCCTTCACCGGTGTTGGTAATAGTTCCCACTTTACTGCTTCCGATTGCCAGTGCTATTTTTGCCTCTTTGCTTAATGCACCAAAAGACATTGCCCCAATCATTATAGGAGTGTCTATTTCTATCGGATTTTCAGCAAATCTGTCACCTAAAACCACTGAAGTTTTGCATGTTTCCCTGTAGGAGTCAATCGGAGGTCGTGATACCTGTGCAGGAAGTATGCTTAAATCATCAAATGTAGGAATTTTACGTGTTAGTCCACATCCCCTAACTTTATATGAACCTGTCTGGCTTTTACGTTTTATTTCAACCATTGTTGAGTTTGACCAGACACCTCTTCCTTCATCTACAAGAGGCCTTACATATATAGCATGTGTAGGACACATCTCTTCACAGATTTTACATCCCACACAGTTTTCCTGATGTATCGGAAGAGGTTCATCATTGATTACCTCATATACATCGTGAGGACAGTTTGAATAGCAGCTATAACAGTTTTTACATGCTGATTTTTTAGGATTGTCACATAAATACCAGCAGCATCCCGGCCGGTCATTGCTCTGTTTGCAGATTTCTATTTTTCTCTCAACAGTAAATGACATTAGTTAACCTCCTCTTTTAGCGGTTTGAAAACCGGACACACTGAATATTTTGTTCCTCCGGATTTTACAACTTCATCTATTTCATCTGTCAGTTTTGCATAAGGTTTCCATGCAAGTTCATCCTTTTTATCTACAATCAGCGCTTCAGTTATGATGCCTTTGGTTAGAAGATAGTCTAGAAGTGTTGTAACGATTGATCCGTCCTGACCCTGGGAATGCTTAAGTGATTTGACTGTAAGCACTTTAATATAATCTCCAATCGGTTTTGAATTGTCATTTCTCAGATTGCATGGTATGAATGTTCTAGGACACACTGCAAAGCATGCATGACAGTCATCTGTGCATTGCCCTCTCATTATCGGTTTTGTATCATCGATTGTGATGAGATTTTCAGGACATGCATATTCACATGCACCGCAAAGCACACATGCTCCAACGTCAATGACATTTGATTTCAAATCCATAAACTGGGAAAGTGCCACTTCATCTGCGATTGAATCGTCAGATTTTTCCCTCTGATACAATACAGGACGTGCAAGAAACTCTCTTCTTTCAACATATTCAAGATTTTTGCTGATTTTAGAGCCGGCAATTCTTGTTAAAAGTTCAAAGTTTGAATCTGAAAGCTCATTTGCTTCAATGAATTTATCTTCAATTGCACCGTCAATTATTTCCTGACCTTTTCTTGTTCGAACAATCAGTGTTGACCAGCCGTTATCTGACCCGATAGAACCTATGGATATGTCTGATGTTTCAGATGTAAGTTCAACACAGACATTGCAGTTTTTTCTGATGATTCTTTTGGCAACAGACAGTGGAATTTTTACTGTCTCTTTGGTTTTCAAAAGCAAGGAGATGAATCCTTTGTCTATCTGGAACTTTTCGATATCCTCCATTTTCAGGCCATATTCCTTTAGAAAATTTACAAAGTATTTGTATGAGAAGTTTTCCATACAGAAAAGGCCCAGTTTAACATCAATAGGGCTGTCTGTATAATGCTGGAGTTTAGATGCAGCCATTATTTCACATGGTGTTCCGACCATAGCTATTCTTTTTTCACTCATTTTTTCAGCTCCTATTAACGATTTTTTTAAAGTTTGAATATTCACTGTCTGTTAAATCAAAACCGTATTCGGTTAAAGTTTCTTTTAGATGTTTTTTGTCATCTGCTGTAGATTCAACCATGACTGCATTTTTTCCAAGGCTTTTGACATCTCCAAGAACATATATTGTTCCTCTCATGATGGACTCGCCTACATCATCAGTAACGTCACCAAGTATAATCAGTGTTCCGCCCATCATCAGAAGTCCGGTCATGAATCCACTGTTTCCGTCAATTATTACGGTACCGCCTTTCATGATTTCTCCTGTTCTTGAACCGGTGTTTCCTTTAACTATTACTGTTCCACCATATATTCCCTGACCTGCACCGTCACCTGCAGTTCCTTCTATTATAAGCTCACCGCTTGTCATGTTGTCTCCTGCAAACCATCCTGCATTACCTTTGATATGTATGTGAGGTCCGTTAACCATGGTTGCGACAAAATATCCTGCAGATCCGTTGATTTCTATTTCAACATCTTCACATAAACCTGCACAGATGTTGTGTCTTGATTCGGGATTGTTTATTATGAGTCTGTCATGAACTGCGGCCTGTTTTTTTATGATACGGTTAAGTTCCTTTTCACTCATTTCTTTAGCATCAATAACATATTCTTTCATGAAAAAACTCTCCCTATATGGTGTATGCCCTGGTTTCTCCCGGAGCAATCTGTTCAATGTTGTCTGAATCAGTTACATCATGCAGTGCCATTTCTTCAGAAGCGATTGCAAATATTTCATCGGTTTCAACCATTACTCCCGGCCTTAATCCAAGCTTGTCTTTTGCAATTCCAATACCGTCAGGTGTTCCGACAAGTATTGAAAAAGGTCCGTCAAGGTCAATTACTGCCTGGTCAAGTGCCTCTTCAAGCTTATAGCCCTGGTTGAGTTTATCAGCCATATAATGGACAATGCATTCCGTATCATTGAACGATTCAAAAGTATGACCTTTCCTTTCAAGAGGGTCTCTTATTTTCCAGTAGTTTGTAATCTGGCCGTTGTGGACTACTGTAATGTCAGGTATGATGTAGCTTTGATAAGGGTGTGCATGGTATCTGTCCACACCGCTTTCTGTTGCAAAACGGGT
This DNA window, taken from uncultured Methanobrevibacter sp., encodes the following:
- a CDS encoding Coenzyme F420 hydrogenase/dehydrogenase, beta subunit C-terminal domain, with protein sequence MSEKRIAMVGTPCEIMAASKLQHYTDSPIDVKLGLFCMENFSYKYFVNFLKEYGLKMEDIEKFQIDKGFISLLLKTKETVKIPLSVAKRIIRKNCNVCVELTSETSDISIGSIGSDNGWSTLIVRTRKGQEIIDGAIEDKFIEANELSDSNFELLTRIAGSKISKNLEYVERREFLARPVLYQREKSDDSIADEVALSQFMDLKSNVIDVGACVLCGACEYACPENLITIDDTKPIMRGQCTDDCHACFAVCPRTFIPCNLRNDNSKPIGDYIKVLTVKSLKHSQGQDGSIVTTLLDYLLTKGIITEALIVDKKDELAWKPYAKLTDEIDEVVKSGGTKYSVCPVFKPLKEEVN
- a CDS encoding PEP/pyruvate-binding domain-containing protein → MAAFDRIKSGIPGLDSALDNIRLGDNVVWNVTNLNEFSYFVNPYIRQAKEDKRNLIYIRFANHPPLIEMSDDDFRLLEAEQDNPDTEFAMIERDGIRIYMVNPYNQFETFTLEVHRIIEKEGYDAFYVFDCLSDLQAVWSTDLMMGNFFKVTCPFLFSLDTVAYFPIIRGRHSYDAIAKIRETTQLFLNVYSSSPEEVYVSPLKVWNRYSQTMFLGHKFNPVTGLVKALQDGQEVSRYYKTINDSDKYQNGQILDSWERYMLQVRMKYSEGENIDDECDKICELMMTKDEKMLSKIKEYFTFEDYTTIYDRRVGSGLVGGKSCGMLLARKIIEKNCPEIYSNIFEPDDSFYIGSDLFYTYIVSNDLWDLRVKQRTKDGYYKYGKELEEALKNGTFSDEIKKEFIHILDYFGQNPIIVRSSSFLEDGYGNAFAGKYESVFCVNRGSLEERLEAFEEAVKIVYSSTMNISALEYRKLNGLDDTDEQMALLVQRVSGSYYGDYLFPTAAGVGFSYSPYSPLPDMDNSKGMLRLVMGLGTKAVDRTKKDYPRIINLDRPEVTMAKDIKEKHRYSQHYLDVIDLKNISLHDVAVDEGLDVIPRYAKKVLVEHDKEAERMFRDRGQRREIVFVNCEGIVKNTKFIDVMKEILNTLETAYDYPVDIEYTVNVGEDNSFNINLLQCRPLQVSTNNEAIEMPEDKNVFFHIRESSMGMSRKNKVDAICYVDPHRYYEYPYAQKSSLSRVISDVNAYCRDKRKTAILIVPGRIGTSSPELGIPVVFADISHFTAILEEAYSEVGYMPELSFGSHMFQDLVEAEIYYGALFENEKKIEFNRDMLYEHDNILKDINPNLSDEIYEMVQVIEFEGDAAEFYHDMNRDETMCIFK
- a CDS encoding GXGXG domain-containing protein; the encoded protein is MKEYVIDAKEMSEKELNRIIKKQAAVHDRLIINNPESRHNICAGLCEDVEIEINGSAGYFVATMVNGPHIHIKGNAGWFAGDNMTSGELIIEGTAGDGAGQGIYGGTVIVKGNTGSRTGEIMKGGTVIIDGNSGFMTGLLMMGGTLIILGDVTDDVGESIMRGTIYVLGDVKSLGKNAVMVESTADDKKHLKETLTEYGFDLTDSEYSNFKKIVNRS
- a CDS encoding glutamate synthase-related protein, giving the protein MSFTVERKIEICKQSNDRPGCCWYLCDNPKKSACKNCYSCYSNCPHDVYEVINDEPLPIHQENCVGCKICEEMCPTHAIYVRPLVDEGRGVWSNSTMVEIKRKSQTGSYKVRGCGLTRKIPTFDDLSILPAQVSRPPIDSYRETCKTSVVLGDRFAENPIEIDTPIMIGAMSFGALSKEAKIALAIGSSKVGTITNTGEGGMLPEERHYADKLIAQYASGRFGVSAEYLNNAEAVEIKIGQGAKSGMGGHLLAHKVTAEVARVRNIPEGTSALSPARHMDIVGPEDLGMKIDQLREITDWKIPIIVKFASGRVEQDVKIAAKAGADMIVVDGMQGGTGASPEVVTEHAGIPTIEAIVKADDALKEINLRSEVSLVAAGGIRSGADVAKAIALGADAVYVATSALISIGCKVCQSCSEGICPKGIATQDRVLRRRLDPIRKGQQVANYIEAMTQEVSSLTQQAGNTDIENLEREDLVSLTMEACELTGVPMVSKQH